In a single window of the Methanolobus psychrophilus R15 genome:
- the pyrK gene encoding ferredoxin-NADP(+) reductase subunit alpha — MSYTILEKKQIAPQVHLMKVLAPDVAKAAKAGQFIILRIDETSERIPLTIADFDTGEGYVTIIFQEMGKTTKQLAKMSNTDVLQDFVGPLGKPADVQKLGTVILVGGGVGIAPVYPQVKAYREAGNKVISIIGARNKDLLILEDEMQDASDELYVATDDGSKGHHGFVTEVAKKILDSGEKIARIVVIGPPILMKVAAGMTAPYGVETIVSLNPIMIDGTGMCGGCRVSVDGETKFACVDGPEFDAHKVDFNLLMSRLGLYRSEEAQCQEDHNCTCRSGN, encoded by the coding sequence ATGTCATATACAATTCTTGAAAAGAAGCAGATAGCGCCCCAGGTGCATCTGATGAAGGTGCTGGCACCGGATGTAGCTAAGGCTGCAAAGGCAGGCCAGTTCATTATTTTGCGCATCGATGAAACCAGCGAGCGCATCCCTCTTACAATTGCTGATTTTGATACCGGTGAAGGTTACGTCACAATTATCTTCCAGGAAATGGGTAAAACCACAAAGCAACTAGCAAAAATGAGCAACACGGATGTACTGCAGGACTTTGTCGGCCCGCTGGGGAAACCTGCCGATGTGCAAAAACTGGGTACGGTTATACTTGTGGGAGGAGGCGTCGGGATCGCCCCAGTGTATCCGCAGGTCAAAGCCTACCGTGAAGCCGGGAACAAGGTCATATCCATTATTGGTGCAAGGAACAAGGACCTGCTCATACTGGAAGATGAGATGCAGGACGCAAGCGATGAACTTTATGTGGCTACAGATGATGGCTCCAAAGGCCACCATGGTTTTGTGACCGAAGTCGCAAAGAAGATCCTTGACAGCGGCGAGAAGATCGCAAGGATAGTTGTTATCGGTCCTCCCATCCTGATGAAGGTGGCAGCAGGCATGACAGCTCCATATGGTGTGGAAACCATCGTCAGCCTGAACCCGATAATGATAGACGGCACAGGCATGTGTGGGGGCTGCAGGGTCTCTGTTGACGGCGAGACAAAGTTCGCCTGTGTGGACGGGCCTGAGTTCGATGCACACAAAGTCGATTTCAACCTGCTTATGAGCCGCCTTGGCCTTTACAGGAGCGAAGAGGCGCAGTGTCAGGAAGATCACAACTGCACCTGCAGGAGTGGTAACTGA
- a CDS encoding putative oxidoreductase: MAARQPMPHQDAKERARNFDEVALGYTKEQAIAEASRCLECRNPKCVQGCPVNIDIPGFIAQIKTGNFDEAIATIKLTNSLAAVCGRVCPQEVQCEELCVLAKKGEPVAIGRLERFCADHEREKGVVPPVRTQPSGRRVAVIGAGPAGLTAAADLAKAGHAVTIFEALHDTGGVLTYGIPEFRLPKSIVQEEVDYIRQLGVDFKVDYVIGKIKILDELRNDFDAIFLGTGAGLPKFMGIEGENLNGVYSANEFLTRVNLMKAYLFPYHGTPVKRGKKVIVVGGGNVAMDAARSALRLGAEEVSIVYRRGEHELPARKEEVENAKEEGVVFRLLTNPVRILQGENMTVKGVECIRMELGEPDESGRRSPVVKEGSEHVIDADIVIIAIGTSPNPMILSGSDGLKVGARGNIIVDESARTSLENVCAGGDAVTGAATVISAMGAGKLAAQTINEYLMNN, encoded by the coding sequence ATGGCAGCAAGACAGCCAATGCCTCATCAGGACGCCAAAGAGCGGGCCCGGAATTTCGATGAGGTTGCACTGGGATATACCAAAGAGCAGGCAATCGCTGAAGCTTCACGCTGCCTTGAGTGCAGGAATCCCAAATGTGTCCAAGGCTGCCCCGTGAACATTGATATCCCTGGTTTTATTGCACAGATAAAAACCGGGAACTTCGATGAGGCCATCGCCACCATCAAGCTGACCAATTCCCTTGCAGCTGTATGTGGCCGCGTCTGCCCTCAGGAAGTGCAGTGTGAAGAGTTGTGCGTGCTTGCAAAGAAGGGTGAGCCGGTGGCTATCGGCAGGCTTGAGCGCTTCTGCGCTGATCATGAGCGGGAAAAGGGGGTAGTTCCTCCGGTGCGCACCCAGCCAAGCGGCAGGCGCGTGGCTGTCATAGGGGCAGGTCCAGCAGGGCTTACTGCGGCAGCGGACCTTGCAAAGGCAGGCCATGCTGTCACCATCTTTGAGGCACTTCATGACACAGGAGGAGTCCTGACATACGGGATACCTGAGTTCAGGCTTCCAAAGTCTATCGTGCAGGAAGAGGTTGATTACATAAGGCAGTTAGGTGTTGATTTCAAGGTCGACTATGTCATCGGGAAGATAAAGATCCTTGATGAGCTGAGGAACGATTTCGATGCAATTTTCCTTGGCACGGGTGCCGGTCTTCCGAAATTCATGGGCATCGAGGGCGAGAACCTGAATGGCGTTTACTCTGCTAATGAGTTCCTCACAAGGGTCAACCTGATGAAAGCTTATCTCTTCCCCTATCATGGTACTCCCGTCAAGAGAGGCAAGAAAGTTATTGTAGTAGGTGGCGGCAATGTTGCAATGGATGCTGCGCGTAGTGCGCTTCGCCTTGGAGCCGAAGAGGTTAGTATCGTCTATCGCCGTGGAGAGCACGAGCTTCCTGCCAGGAAGGAAGAGGTCGAGAACGCAAAGGAAGAAGGCGTAGTATTCAGACTTCTCACCAATCCTGTCCGCATCCTGCAGGGTGAGAACATGACCGTAAAAGGTGTCGAATGCATCAGGATGGAGCTTGGCGAGCCGGATGAGTCCGGGCGCAGGAGCCCTGTTGTGAAAGAAGGTTCTGAGCATGTGATCGATGCAGATATTGTTATCATTGCCATAGGCACATCCCCCAATCCGATGATACTGTCCGGCTCAGATGGGCTGAAGGTAGGGGCACGTGGCAATATAATCGTAGATGAATCCGCAAGGACATCCCTTGAAAACGTCTGTGCGGGAGGGGATGCAGTGACAGGCGCGGCAACCGTCATCAGTGCGATGGGAGCCGGCAAGCTTGCAGCCCAGACTATTAATGAATACCTGATGAATAACTGA
- a CDS encoding threonyl-tRNA synthetase, with product MQLLLIHSDYIEYEVKKSTPVAEEIEESFRTGRLEEALTAFMAVEKADESDVDGIINKAVGEIRNVAGQVKAANVMLYPYAHLSSDLSSPKVAVAVLKGVEKALSGDYNVKRAPFGWYKAFRISCKGHPLSELSRSIVPQGKPAVCGEPVVCVPEEKEEVVSEALKAESTAKSYWHILTPDGQLHSTEGFDFTGHENLKKFVNYEISKQRAVERAPPHVELMRRLEIADYEPGSDSGNMRFYPKGRLIKSLLENFVLEESYKVGAMEVETPLMYDMEHPTLKKYLDRFPARQYSIESDKRHMFLRFAACFGQFLMNHDMTISYKNLPLKMIEMTRYSFRKEQRGELVGLRRLRAFTMPDMHSLCTDMEQAVEQFDAQYNMCISVLDKVGIKVDDFEVAVRFTRDFYNDNKDFITNLAKTVKKPVLVEMWDTRFFYFVLKFEFNFVDALAKASALSTVQIDVENAERYGINYIDTDGVAKKPVILHCSPSGAIERCIYGLLEKEAMRTENGGVPMLPVWLSPTQVRVIPISDKHMEFAQQIADQLQCRVDIDDREDTVGKKVREAAREWIPYVVVIGDKEAETGNINVTIRAESQPEKPKKVEMTAEQLNARILSETEGMPYKGLPLAKMLSVRPKFL from the coding sequence ATGCAACTATTATTGATCCATTCTGATTACATCGAATATGAAGTAAAAAAAAGTACTCCCGTAGCGGAGGAAATAGAAGAGTCATTCAGGACCGGAAGGCTGGAGGAGGCTCTGACAGCCTTCATGGCAGTAGAAAAGGCCGACGAGTCCGATGTTGATGGTATCATTAACAAGGCAGTGGGCGAGATCAGGAATGTGGCAGGCCAGGTAAAGGCTGCCAATGTCATGCTTTATCCTTATGCGCATCTGAGTTCAGATCTTTCCTCACCTAAAGTTGCTGTCGCTGTCCTCAAGGGCGTTGAGAAAGCGTTATCCGGTGATTATAATGTTAAGAGGGCACCATTTGGATGGTACAAGGCTTTCAGGATCAGCTGTAAAGGTCATCCTCTCTCAGAGCTCTCCCGCTCGATAGTCCCGCAAGGCAAGCCTGCGGTTTGCGGAGAACCTGTCGTGTGCGTCCCGGAAGAAAAAGAAGAGGTCGTATCCGAGGCATTGAAAGCCGAGAGCACTGCCAAGTCATACTGGCATATACTGACACCTGACGGCCAGTTGCACAGTACTGAAGGCTTCGACTTCACCGGGCACGAGAACCTGAAAAAGTTCGTTAACTATGAGATATCAAAGCAGAGGGCAGTCGAGAGAGCTCCGCCTCACGTGGAACTGATGCGCAGGCTGGAGATAGCAGACTATGAGCCTGGCTCGGATTCCGGTAATATGCGTTTTTATCCCAAGGGACGGCTGATAAAATCCCTGCTCGAGAACTTTGTACTGGAAGAATCCTATAAGGTCGGTGCAATGGAGGTGGAAACTCCCTTGATGTATGATATGGAGCATCCGACACTGAAGAAGTATCTTGACAGGTTCCCTGCAAGACAGTATTCAATAGAATCTGATAAGAGGCATATGTTCCTCAGGTTTGCGGCATGTTTCGGGCAGTTCCTTATGAACCATGACATGACCATTTCCTACAAGAACCTGCCACTGAAGATGATCGAGATGACCCGGTACAGTTTCCGCAAGGAGCAGCGCGGGGAACTTGTCGGGCTTAGGCGTCTGCGTGCATTCACCATGCCTGACATGCACAGCCTTTGCACAGATATGGAGCAGGCTGTGGAGCAGTTCGATGCGCAGTATAATATGTGCATATCCGTCCTGGATAAAGTTGGCATCAAGGTCGATGATTTTGAGGTTGCTGTTAGATTCACCAGGGACTTCTATAATGATAACAAGGACTTTATCACGAATCTGGCAAAGACTGTCAAAAAGCCTGTCCTTGTGGAGATGTGGGACACGAGGTTCTTCTATTTCGTGCTCAAGTTCGAATTCAACTTCGTTGATGCACTAGCAAAGGCAAGCGCTCTCTCGACTGTACAGATAGATGTGGAGAATGCCGAAAGGTATGGCATCAACTATATTGACACCGACGGAGTGGCAAAGAAGCCGGTCATACTGCACTGCTCCCCAAGCGGGGCTATTGAGCGCTGCATATACGGTCTCCTGGAGAAAGAGGCCATGAGGACTGAGAATGGCGGAGTGCCCATGCTCCCGGTATGGCTATCGCCGACGCAGGTAAGGGTGATACCCATATCTGATAAACACATGGAATTCGCTCAGCAGATCGCAGATCAACTCCAGTGCCGCGTTGACATCGATGACCGCGAGGATACCGTGGGCAAGAAGGTGCGTGAGGCTGCCCGTGAATGGATACCATACGTCGTCGTTATAGGTGACAAGGAGGCTGAAACCGGCAACATCAACGTGACCATCAGGGCGGAGTCCCAGCCTGAGAAGCCAAAGAAGGTCGAAATGACAGCTGAACAGCTCAATGCCCGGATACTTTCAGAGACTGAAGGCATGCCTTACAAGGGTCTGCCTCTGGCAAAGATGCTGTCCGTAAGGCCAAAGTTCTTATAA
- a CDS encoding acylphosphatase: MQDKNTNAEALTSATVIACGKVQGVYYRKFAQENAIRLGLAGFARNLSDGRVEIVAEGSRAAIEELISLLHEGPAFADVAGLDILWSSPSGEFPDFRIKR; the protein is encoded by the coding sequence ATGCAGGATAAAAATACGAACGCAGAGGCGCTTACCTCTGCTACTGTCATAGCTTGTGGGAAAGTTCAGGGAGTTTATTATCGCAAGTTTGCGCAGGAAAATGCAATAAGACTCGGGCTGGCGGGGTTTGCCCGCAACCTTTCTGACGGCCGGGTCGAGATAGTGGCTGAAGGCTCACGTGCAGCTATTGAGGAACTGATAAGCCTGCTTCATGAGGGACCTGCTTTTGCCGATGTGGCTGGTCTGGATATCCTCTGGTCCTCTCCTTCGGGTGAATTCCCTGATTTCAGGATAAAGAGATAG
- the thiI gene encoding thiazole biosynthesis protein, giving the protein MMNDVVIVRYGELALKSSSVRNWYEKTLMANIEAMLRQYGVSYSGISREWGRVFIHGTDLNTSRIVADVFGVVSTSPARTTEASMEAASKMCAEIADGFIREGESFAIRTRRTGNHDFSSQDLGIKCGDAVWAMLESKGMAPSVDLSDPDREIFVEMRQKHAYVFTQHVHGVGGLPLGTQGKMVSLVSGGIDSPVATWMLMKRGVEVIPVYCNNEPYSDERARQRTMDCINQLQKWCPGRPFKVYEVPNGQNLGAFIDNCDRAKTCVLCKRTMYRIALEIMNMENASGIITGSSLGQVASQTAANMHAEVFGLCAPLYHPLIGLDKDEIINIAKKIGTYDISIRPAASCGAVPQHPEVKAKFASLPFEEGKVAIEDLVRYSVSNAKVSKV; this is encoded by the coding sequence ATGATGAACGATGTAGTCATTGTCAGATATGGTGAGCTTGCCCTCAAGAGCAGCAGTGTCAGGAACTGGTATGAAAAGACCTTGATGGCCAATATTGAGGCAATGCTCAGGCAGTATGGGGTATCCTATTCAGGTATAAGCCGTGAATGGGGCCGGGTATTCATCCATGGTACGGATCTTAACACATCAAGGATAGTGGCAGATGTCTTCGGTGTAGTTTCCACCTCTCCTGCCAGGACAACTGAAGCAAGCATGGAGGCTGCTTCTAAAATGTGCGCAGAAATTGCTGATGGCTTTATCCGGGAAGGAGAATCATTCGCTATCCGTACAAGACGCACCGGCAATCACGATTTCTCCTCACAGGACCTGGGGATTAAATGCGGTGATGCAGTATGGGCGATGCTTGAATCTAAGGGTATGGCTCCCTCTGTGGACCTGAGCGATCCGGACCGGGAAATATTTGTTGAGATGCGGCAGAAGCATGCCTATGTATTCACTCAGCATGTGCATGGTGTGGGTGGGCTGCCCCTTGGCACCCAGGGCAAGATGGTGTCTCTTGTATCGGGAGGTATCGACTCCCCTGTAGCTACATGGATGCTGATGAAGAGGGGTGTGGAAGTGATCCCTGTCTATTGCAACAATGAGCCATACAGTGATGAGCGTGCGAGACAGCGCACTATGGATTGCATCAACCAGCTGCAGAAATGGTGTCCTGGGCGCCCCTTCAAGGTCTATGAGGTCCCAAACGGCCAGAACCTGGGGGCGTTCATCGATAATTGTGACCGTGCGAAGACCTGCGTACTGTGTAAACGCACCATGTACCGGATCGCGCTTGAGATCATGAACATGGAAAATGCATCAGGTATCATTACAGGTTCTTCTCTTGGACAGGTTGCTTCCCAGACAGCAGCTAATATGCATGCTGAGGTCTTTGGCCTTTGCGCTCCCCTCTATCATCCGCTGATCGGTCTTGATAAGGATGAGATCATTAACATCGCAAAGAAGATCGGGACTTATGATATTTCGATAAGGCCGGCAGCAAGCTGTGGAGCGGTCCCTCAGCACCCTGAGGTCAAAGCCAAGTTTGCGTCCCTTCCTTTCGAAGAAGGTAAAGTGGCTATTGAAGACCTGGTACGCTATTCTGTTTCAAATGCCAAGGTCTCTAAAGTGTAA
- a CDS encoding flagella protein codes for MTEFPWDIKKGSDNKPPNAVQSVPELPAFLTGKGGPGESIPSTANSIPNILASAFSGMPMEEIKIEMPSFENKPQGQPAPFAPPNFDNFNDISGMFNKPPNNPGVAGELKPSFNPSFSPQFSSQLSPESSPSGDIPFLQSLNTGAAEKSSDMPQLQGAPGTGQLPFRDAKVPPTGTSNTMSPPTAGKRSPPPLFKLKLPDEEVQDTKITGLPDVDTTGSPVFPFSTGPTEPKESKEERSHVSVSFAGNLPGDPFSPFSDSLPDYVAPFPDPFKGLATLTEDPLQSQAAGSNSPLHVQQQSPLPGASGFGADPFAGQMQPPVLPLQNQARPPINPFTDQVQPSSSPFPGPAQQSSNPFAPPSGGDPFSGAPSSPFDPFTGGTQSSGNAFPGQVPFPPGPTASRIPLLKMDVLLKNLDSATSAVKSLFKGAVMGKSLIERMEEIRDEPVHADIPGAQMPFAPHAAQANPFLNKEPPVAADAPCNVTSSTGYVNPFDMEEIDDGQVVEEPFRNPDHEGIRKVTPITAPLMELREEDRIDLSPDESTEECVPDPNNELKSIVSVKKDDVKPLSLDRERSAKECPGMFPLDVLSRDGHEQIEALSSEIRDMKEEMGNALTRFADIDGNVFGLSSDVEKLGSMVAGLKEGEQHMAATVTKLDSLDEKVVSLENGLVSVLSENSGIRAELTRIEEGISELVNSYTALLVQMHESSQEANARFSRLEDAITGFSRMEDRLRTVEKAHGESQSMSMELAKSISSLMDGLGTTSGDLRDFKEASQLNNAKLRENLSLITEYVDSELKKVGARSYKGYGQSVHLSSITKNSSNMKLCMEWLEFLMGLVGRNNLPDILSYYEELGWLTEQVRSELMQYAEGIDFYMEKPDWKLTPDDHVKSIWFIESLAGLKVDKNRLSVIDRDVERVKKGTEIYGI; via the coding sequence ATGACTGAATTCCCATGGGATATCAAAAAAGGCTCTGACAATAAACCCCCCAATGCTGTGCAGTCTGTTCCTGAACTGCCTGCCTTCCTGACAGGTAAGGGCGGACCGGGCGAATCTATTCCTTCGACTGCAAATTCTATCCCTAATATTCTTGCCAGTGCATTTTCCGGGATGCCTATGGAAGAGATCAAGATCGAGATGCCGTCTTTTGAGAACAAGCCGCAGGGGCAGCCAGCGCCGTTCGCACCTCCAAATTTTGATAATTTTAACGACATCTCCGGGATGTTCAATAAACCACCAAACAACCCTGGGGTCGCCGGAGAGTTGAAACCGTCATTCAATCCTTCATTCTCCCCTCAATTCTCTTCGCAATTATCCCCGGAGTCCTCTCCTTCCGGGGACATCCCTTTCCTGCAATCCCTGAATACAGGGGCTGCGGAGAAGAGTTCAGATATGCCTCAGTTACAAGGCGCACCAGGCACCGGCCAGCTTCCTTTCAGGGATGCCAAAGTTCCTCCGACGGGTACATCAAATACCATGTCTCCTCCCACGGCAGGTAAAAGGTCTCCTCCTCCCCTCTTCAAACTGAAGCTCCCGGACGAAGAAGTACAGGATACTAAAATCACTGGTCTGCCTGATGTGGATACTACAGGGTCGCCTGTTTTTCCATTCTCTACCGGACCGACGGAACCGAAGGAATCAAAGGAGGAACGATCTCATGTATCGGTTTCATTTGCGGGCAATCTTCCCGGGGATCCCTTTTCCCCATTCAGTGACTCACTGCCTGACTATGTGGCTCCTTTCCCTGATCCTTTCAAGGGTTTGGCAACCCTGACAGAAGATCCTTTGCAGTCTCAAGCAGCCGGCAGTAATTCTCCTTTACATGTGCAGCAGCAAAGTCCGCTTCCGGGAGCGTCAGGCTTCGGAGCAGATCCCTTTGCCGGCCAGATGCAACCGCCTGTTCTTCCCTTGCAGAACCAGGCCAGGCCTCCGATCAATCCGTTTACCGACCAGGTACAGCCTTCTTCCAGTCCGTTCCCTGGACCTGCTCAGCAGTCTTCAAACCCTTTTGCACCGCCATCTGGCGGAGATCCGTTTTCTGGCGCTCCATCCTCCCCTTTTGATCCGTTTACAGGAGGTACACAATCGTCAGGTAATGCTTTCCCTGGTCAGGTACCTTTTCCTCCAGGCCCAACGGCTTCCAGGATTCCACTGTTAAAAATGGATGTTCTCCTGAAGAATCTTGATAGTGCCACAAGTGCGGTGAAGTCGCTGTTCAAGGGCGCTGTTATGGGGAAAAGCCTGATCGAAAGAATGGAAGAGATAAGGGACGAACCTGTCCATGCAGATATTCCAGGAGCTCAGATGCCTTTTGCACCACACGCTGCACAGGCAAATCCCTTTTTAAATAAAGAACCACCTGTTGCCGCTGATGCACCTTGCAATGTTACAAGTTCCACAGGATATGTAAATCCTTTTGATATGGAGGAGATTGATGACGGGCAGGTAGTAGAGGAGCCTTTCAGAAATCCTGATCATGAGGGCATAAGAAAGGTTACTCCAATAACAGCACCTCTGATGGAATTAAGGGAAGAGGACCGGATAGATCTTTCCCCGGATGAAAGTACTGAGGAGTGTGTTCCTGATCCTAATAATGAGCTGAAAAGTATCGTATCTGTGAAAAAAGATGACGTTAAGCCTTTATCTTTGGACCGGGAACGTTCAGCTAAGGAGTGTCCGGGTATGTTCCCGCTGGATGTGCTCTCCAGGGATGGGCATGAGCAGATAGAAGCGCTTTCATCTGAGATAAGGGACATGAAGGAGGAAATGGGGAACGCACTAACGCGCTTTGCAGATATTGATGGCAATGTGTTTGGCCTTTCATCGGATGTGGAAAAGCTTGGCTCCATGGTAGCAGGGCTTAAGGAAGGGGAGCAGCACATGGCAGCTACTGTCACTAAGCTGGATTCTCTGGATGAAAAGGTCGTTTCTCTTGAAAACGGGCTTGTAAGTGTGCTTTCCGAGAATTCGGGTATCAGGGCTGAGCTGACAAGGATAGAAGAGGGCATTTCGGAGCTTGTTAATTCCTATACTGCCTTGCTGGTGCAGATGCATGAATCCTCACAGGAGGCTAACGCAAGGTTCTCACGCCTTGAGGATGCTATCACTGGTTTCTCTCGCATGGAGGACCGCCTGCGCACTGTAGAGAAAGCCCATGGGGAATCACAGTCCATGTCAATGGAGCTTGCGAAGTCGATATCCTCCCTGATGGACGGACTGGGAACAACATCCGGTGACCTGAGGGATTTCAAAGAGGCTTCGCAGCTCAATAACGCCAAACTCAGGGAAAATCTCAGCCTTATTACCGAGTATGTCGATTCCGAGCTGAAAAAGGTCGGAGCCCGAAGTTATAAGGGATATGGCCAGAGCGTCCACCTCTCCAGCATAACCAAGAACTCATCCAACATGAAACTCTGTATGGAATGGCTTGAGTTCCTTATGGGTCTTGTGGGGAGGAACAATCTTCCTGATATTCTTTCGTACTATGAGGAGCTTGGCTGGCTTACCGAACAGGTCAGGTCCGAGCTGATGCAATATGCCGAAGGCATCGACTTCTACATGGAAAAGCCTGACTGGAAGCTCACACCTGATGACCACGTCAAATCCATCTGGTTCATAGAGAGCCTTGCAGGACTGAAAGTGGACAAGAACAGACTTTCTGTTATTGATCGGGATGTTGAGAGAGTTAAGAAGGGTACTGAGATATACGGGATATGA
- a CDS encoding integrase family protein gives MVSDAMKNLSAYVKYEDFLEFENAAREYEDYAVRKKARDGEYSLLIRLLFYTGARISEIVGSNQRIFTQCLFPGFKKRKGLCPKWALTKDDKTCIDGGCKYLTAYVQKAHHGIRVKDIVFKDRIIAVYGKNVKSDELKARTVIIDIETLDMLKAHIEKYSLRPSDKIISINENGSKVLINTLRGIVKMPWISAHKFRHGHAIFCIQGGMDIRTLQQQLGHSDLGTTAIYLQFATSERKKSYDKVFGKKPDHVKVQCPSCGFTYRLKQCKDIELGDKLKSIFG, from the coding sequence ATGGTATCAGATGCTATGAAAAATTTGAGTGCGTATGTGAAATATGAAGACTTCCTTGAATTTGAAAATGCGGCACGTGAATATGAAGATTACGCTGTACGGAAGAAAGCAAGGGACGGCGAATATTCTTTACTAATCAGGCTGCTGTTTTACACAGGCGCCCGTATATCAGAGATTGTAGGTAGTAATCAACGGATTTTCACTCAATGTCTGTTTCCCGGATTCAAAAAGCGGAAAGGTCTGTGTCCTAAGTGGGCATTAACAAAAGATGATAAAACTTGTATTGATGGCGGGTGCAAGTACCTGACTGCATATGTACAAAAGGCACATCATGGAATCCGTGTTAAAGATATTGTTTTCAAGGACAGGATAATCGCTGTTTATGGAAAAAATGTTAAATCTGATGAATTAAAGGCACGTACTGTCATTATTGATATTGAAACCCTTGATATGTTGAAAGCACATATTGAAAAATATTCTTTGCGCCCGAGTGACAAAATTATCAGCATCAATGAAAACGGAAGCAAGGTCTTAATCAATACTCTGCGTGGCATTGTAAAGATGCCTTGGATATCTGCACACAAATTCCGTCATGGTCATGCGATATTTTGTATTCAGGGTGGCATGGATATAAGGACATTGCAGCAGCAGCTTGGCCATTCCGATTTAGGGACGACTGCTATTTATTTGCAATTCGCAACCAGTGAGCGAAAAAAATCATATGATAAAGTCTTTGGTAAGAAACCTGACCATGTGAAAGTGCAATGTCCTTCATGTGGTTTTACATATAGACTTAAGCAATGTAAAGATATTGAACTGGGGGATAAATTAAAATCAATATTTGGTTAG
- a CDS encoding dTDP-4-dehydrorhamnose 3,5-epimerase — protein MDIIETKIKDLFIVEPDVFKDNRGYFFESYSKKKLDNLLPINYTFVQDNESSSSYGVLRGLHYQLEPYSQTKLVRVIQGEVYDVAVDIRKGSLTFGQWVGVELTGENKKQMLIPKGFAHGFVVLSETAVFAYKCDEYYNPSTERGIIFDDPELGIDWKIPSDDIIIADKDRKLPILAEAEMNF, from the coding sequence ATGGATATTATAGAAACTAAAATAAAAGATCTCTTTATAGTAGAGCCCGACGTATTCAAAGACAACAGGGGTTACTTCTTTGAGAGTTATTCAAAGAAGAAACTTGACAATTTGCTTCCAATTAATTACACGTTTGTCCAGGACAATGAATCAAGCTCTTCCTATGGGGTACTGAGAGGTTTGCATTATCAACTGGAACCATACAGCCAGACGAAACTTGTTCGTGTTATTCAGGGAGAAGTATACGATGTCGCTGTAGACATTAGGAAAGGTTCGCTTACCTTCGGACAGTGGGTAGGTGTTGAACTTACCGGAGAGAACAAGAAACAGATGCTAATCCCAAAAGGATTTGCCCATGGTTTTGTGGTTTTGAGCGAAACTGCTGTTTTTGCTTACAAATGCGATGAATATTATAATCCAAGTACTGAGAGAGGTATTATCTTTGATGATCCGGAGCTTGGCATTGACTGGAAGATACCATCTGATGACATTATAATTGCAGATAAAGATAGGAAATTGCCTATACTGGCTGAAGCTGAGATGAACTTTTAG
- a CDS encoding dTDP-glucose 4,6-dehydratase, with amino-acid sequence MKLLVTGGAGFIGSNFIRMMFAKYPEIEITNLDKLTYAGNLENLREVSGSGYNFVHGDICDPDVVMKAMKNVDTVVHFAAESHVDRSIEDSSVFVITNVVGTNNLLKCAIDSDVKKFIHVSTDEVYGSINEGSFCETDNLDPSSPYSSSKAGSDLLAMSYYNTYGLPVTITRCTNNFGPYQFPEKLIPLFITNLMDGKQVPVYGTGLNVRDWIYVDDHCSGIDFVRDHGKAGEIYNIGGGNELTNLEITHRILKVLGKDESMIRYVEDRKGHDFRYSLDCNKLRKLGWKPVYDFDSALDRTIKWYMDNRWWWEPLK; translated from the coding sequence TTGAAATTACTGGTCACAGGCGGAGCGGGATTTATCGGTAGCAACTTCATAAGGATGATGTTTGCGAAATATCCCGAAATAGAGATAACAAACCTTGACAAACTCACATACGCAGGGAACCTTGAGAACCTCAGGGAGGTTTCCGGTTCGGGTTATAACTTTGTCCACGGGGACATATGTGATCCGGATGTTGTCATGAAAGCTATGAAAAATGTGGACACGGTAGTCCATTTCGCTGCAGAGAGCCATGTCGACCGTTCAATTGAAGACAGTTCCGTTTTTGTCATTACCAATGTTGTAGGAACGAACAATCTCCTAAAATGCGCCATAGATTCTGATGTGAAAAAGTTCATCCACGTATCCACTGATGAAGTGTACGGAAGTATTAATGAAGGTTCATTCTGTGAAACCGACAACCTGGACCCATCCAGCCCGTACTCATCAAGTAAAGCAGGTTCTGACCTGCTGGCAATGTCCTACTATAATACTTACGGCCTGCCTGTGACAATCACACGCTGTACTAATAACTTCGGACCATACCAATTCCCTGAGAAACTTATCCCCCTTTTCATCACCAACCTTATGGATGGAAAGCAGGTCCCTGTATATGGTACCGGCCTGAACGTAAGGGACTGGATTTACGTTGATGACCACTGCTCAGGTATTGATTTTGTAAGAGATCATGGCAAGGCTGGAGAAATATACAATATCGGCGGGGGTAACGAGTTAACTAATCTCGAGATCACACACAGGATACTGAAGGTTCTGGGCAAGGATGAATCCATGATCCGGTATGTGGAAGACAGAAAAGGGCATGATTTCCGCTATTCCCTTGACTGCAACAAACTACGGAAGCTGGGCTGGAAGCCTGTATACGATTTTGATTCAGCGCTTGACCGGACCATTAAGTGGTACATGGACAACAGATGGTGGTGGGAGCCATTAAAGTAA